The following coding sequences lie in one Rutidosis leptorrhynchoides isolate AG116_Rl617_1_P2 chromosome 4, CSIRO_AGI_Rlap_v1, whole genome shotgun sequence genomic window:
- the LOC139841562 gene encoding uncharacterized protein isoform X2, whose amino-acid sequence MGQKGYKLFDIKSEKKCVSMNVTFVEDKFPFDVKYEGHKTLEKEHLYEFLPQIQSMCDDHIVNSEEHQSNESENIIDVAPPQSGEPNDQSGVQTSSINDHMGTTTDEHVNINMRGENLRMSTRTKTKPKHLSEYITKLPPSLEHDHPIPNSDSSTSNTAMRPSHPMMSQNF is encoded by the exons ATGGGGCAAAAGGGATACAAGTTATTTGATATAAAAAGTGAGAAGAAGTGTGTTAGTATGAATGTCACTTTTGTTGAGGATAAGTTTCCTTTCGATGTCAAGTATGAAGGTCATAAAACCTTAGAGAAGGAACACTTGTATGAGTTTTTACCTCAAATACAAAGCATGTGTGATGATCATATTGTGAACAGTGAGGAGCATCAAAGTAATGAAAGTGAAAACATAATTGATGTTGCACCACCACAAAGTGGAGAGCCTAATGATCAAAGTGGAGTTCAAACATCATCAATTAATGATCATATGGGAACTACAACAGATGAGCATGTGAATATTAATATGCGTGGTGAGAATCTACGAATGAGCACACGGACAAAAACAAAACCAAAACATCTTTCTGAATACATCACAAAATTGCCACCATCACTCGAGCATGATCATCCCATTCCCAACTCAGATTCTTCCACGTCCAACACTGCCATG CGGCCATCACATCCCATGATGAGCCAAAACTTTTAA
- the LOC139841562 gene encoding uncharacterized protein isoform X1, with translation MGQKGYKLFDIKSEKKCVSMNVTFVEDKFPFDVKYEGHKTLEKEHLYEFLPQIQSMCDDHIVNSEEHQSNESENIIDVAPPQSGEPNDQSGVQTSSINDHMGTTTDEHVNINMRGENLRMSTRTKTKPKHLSEYITKLPPSLEHDHPIPNSDSSTSNTAMVYPLSHYVAYDKFSKSHRSFLAAITSHDEPKLLSRLRINLNGEKLCSKK, from the coding sequence ATGGGGCAAAAGGGATACAAGTTATTTGATATAAAAAGTGAGAAGAAGTGTGTTAGTATGAATGTCACTTTTGTTGAGGATAAGTTTCCTTTCGATGTCAAGTATGAAGGTCATAAAACCTTAGAGAAGGAACACTTGTATGAGTTTTTACCTCAAATACAAAGCATGTGTGATGATCATATTGTGAACAGTGAGGAGCATCAAAGTAATGAAAGTGAAAACATAATTGATGTTGCACCACCACAAAGTGGAGAGCCTAATGATCAAAGTGGAGTTCAAACATCATCAATTAATGATCATATGGGAACTACAACAGATGAGCATGTGAATATTAATATGCGTGGTGAGAATCTACGAATGAGCACACGGACAAAAACAAAACCAAAACATCTTTCTGAATACATCACAAAATTGCCACCATCACTCGAGCATGATCATCCCATTCCCAACTCAGATTCTTCCACGTCCAACACTGCCATGGTATATCCTCTTTCTCACTATGTTGCTTATGataaattttcaaaatctcatcGTTCTTTCTTAGCGGCCATCACATCCCATGATGAGCCAAAACTTTTAAGCAGGCTGCGCATAAATCTGAATGGAGAGAAGCTATGCTCAAAGAAATAA